Proteins encoded within one genomic window of Lynx canadensis isolate LIC74 chromosome B4, mLynCan4.pri.v2, whole genome shotgun sequence:
- the RBP5 gene encoding retinol-binding protein 5 isoform X3 → MPPNLTGYYRFVSQKNMEHYLQALNIGMALRKIALLLKPDKEIDHQGNHVIVKTLSTFRNYILEFDVGVEFEEDLRIVDGRKCQTIVTWEEEQLVCVQKGEVPNRGWRHWLEGEKLYLELTARDAVCEQVFRRVK, encoded by the exons ATGCCTCCCAACCTCACCGGCTACTACCGCTTTGTCTCGCAGAAGAACATGGAACATTACCTGCAAGCCCTAA ACATCGGCATGGCCTTGCGGAAGATAGCGCTGCTGCTCAAGCCAGACAAGGAGATTGACCATCAGGGCAACCACGTGATAGTCAAGACCCTCAGCACCTTCCGCAACTACATTCTGGAATTCGATGTGGGAGTTGAGTTTGAAGAAGATCTAAGGATCGTGGATGGACGAAAATGCCAG ACCATAGTAACCTGGGAGGAGGAGCAGCTAGTATGTGTGCAGAAAGGGGAGGTCCCCAACCGAGGCTGGAGACACTGGCTGGAGGGAGAGAAACTGTATCTG GAACTGACTGCAAGGGATGCAGTGTGCGAGCAGGTCTTCAGGAGGGTCAAATAG
- the RBP5 gene encoding retinol-binding protein 5 isoform X4, translating into MALRKIALLLKPDKEIDHQGNHVIVKTLSTFRNYILEFDVGVEFEEDLRIVDGRKCQTIVTWEEEQLVCVQKGEVPNRGWRHWLEGEKLYLEGKQERKTKALGRGERGGNRGASWAPGYKSDECP; encoded by the exons ATGGCCTTGCGGAAGATAGCGCTGCTGCTCAAGCCAGACAAGGAGATTGACCATCAGGGCAACCACGTGATAGTCAAGACCCTCAGCACCTTCCGCAACTACATTCTGGAATTCGATGTGGGAGTTGAGTTTGAAGAAGATCTAAGGATCGTGGATGGACGAAAATGCCAG ACCATAGTAACCTGGGAGGAGGAGCAGCTAGTATGTGTGCAGAAAGGGGAGGTCCCCAACCGAGGCTGGAGACACTGGCTGGAGGGAGAGAAACTGTATCTG GAAGgcaagcaagaaaggaaaacaaaagcactgggaagaggagagagaggaggaaatagaGGGGCCAGTTGGGCCCCTGGCTACAAATCAGATGAATGTCCATAA
- the RBP5 gene encoding retinol-binding protein 5 isoform X1, translating into MPPNLTGYYRFVSQKNMEHYLQALNIGMALRKIALLLKPDKEIDHQGNHVIVKTLSTFRNYILEFDVGVEFEEDLRIVDGRKCQTIVTWEEEQLVCVQKGEVPNRGWRHWLEGEKLYLEGKQERKTKALGRGERGGNRGASWAPGYKSDECP; encoded by the exons ATGCCTCCCAACCTCACCGGCTACTACCGCTTTGTCTCGCAGAAGAACATGGAACATTACCTGCAAGCCCTAA ACATCGGCATGGCCTTGCGGAAGATAGCGCTGCTGCTCAAGCCAGACAAGGAGATTGACCATCAGGGCAACCACGTGATAGTCAAGACCCTCAGCACCTTCCGCAACTACATTCTGGAATTCGATGTGGGAGTTGAGTTTGAAGAAGATCTAAGGATCGTGGATGGACGAAAATGCCAG ACCATAGTAACCTGGGAGGAGGAGCAGCTAGTATGTGTGCAGAAAGGGGAGGTCCCCAACCGAGGCTGGAGACACTGGCTGGAGGGAGAGAAACTGTATCTG GAAGgcaagcaagaaaggaaaacaaaagcactgggaagaggagagagaggaggaaatagaGGGGCCAGTTGGGCCCCTGGCTACAAATCAGATGAATGTCCATAA